The segment CGAATTGCGCGGTGCGGCAAGGCTTTTCCCGACATGACCGATGCGTGGGGCGCAGCGCACCGCGCCACCGCCCACCGTCTGCGTACGCCTCCGCGCCCGCGCGCCCCGAGACCGCCCCGCTGATCACCGCCCGGCCGTAATCTGATCGTCGGCCCCACGGCCCGCGGGCCGACCAGGCCCCGGCCGCCCACCGGCGACGACGCACGCGAGGAGCTGTCCATGCCCGAGCAGAGCCCGTTCGACCTGGCGGAAGGCGATCCCTTCGGCCCGCACAACCTCCCCTACGGCGTCTTCAGCACCGCCGACGCGCCCGACCGGCGCCGCCTCGGCGTCCGCTACGGCGACAGCGTCCTCGATCTGAGCGCCCTGCCGAGCGCGCTGCCCGCCGCCATCCATCCGCACGCCGAACTGCTCACGGCACCGACCCTCAACCCACTGCTGGCCGCGGGCCGTCCCGTATGGCGGCAGATCCGCGCGGCCGTCCACAGCGCCGTGACCGACCCCGCGCACCGCGGCGAAGTGGCGCCGCTGTTCCATCCGCTGGCAGAGGTCACGCTGCACCTCCCCTTCGAGGTCGCCGACTATGTCGACTTCTATGCCAGCGAACACCACGCCACCAACGTCGGCCGGATCTTCCGTCCGAACGACGCGGCGCTGACCCCCAACTGGAAGCATCTGCCGATCGGTTACCACGGCCGGGCGGGCACCGTGGTCGTCACCGGCACCCCGGTCGTACGGCCCAGCGGCCAGCGCAAGGCCCCCGCGGACGAGGCACCCACCTTCGGCCCGTCCCTCCGTCTCGACATCGAGGCCGAGGTCGGCTTCGTCGTCGGGGCGCCCTCCACGCTCCACGAACCGGTCGGACTGGGCGCGTTCCGCGACCATGTCTTCGGCGTCTGCCTCCTCAACGACTGGTCCGCCCGCGACATCCAGGCCTGGGAGTACGTGCCGCTCGGCCCGTTCCTCGGCAAGTCCTTCGCCACCTCCGTCTCCGCCTGGATCACCCCGCTCGACGCCCTCGACGAGGCCCGTACGGCGCCGCCCGCCCGGGACTTCCCGCTGCTGCCCTACCTCGACGACGCGGGTGCGGAGCCGGGCGGCATCGACATCCGTATCGAGGTGCGGATCAACGGCGAGACGGTCTCCCGGCCGCCGTTCTCCGCCATGTACTGGACGGCCGCCCAGCAGCTCGCCCATATGACCGTCAACGGCGCCTCGCTGCGCACCGGCGATCTGTTCGCCTCCGGCACCGTCTCCGGGCCCGACCCCGACCAGCTCGGCTGCCTGCTGGAACTCACCCAGGGCAAGGGCCCCTACCTCCAGGACGGCGACGAGGTCACCCTCACCGCCTGGGCGCCCGGCCCCGACGGCGCCCGCATCGGCCTGGGCGAGGTCACCGGCCGCATCCTGCCCACGGGATGAACGGCGCACCGCTCACCCTCCCGGAGGAGCTGCTGCTGCTCGCCCTCGAACCGGACCGCGGCGGGTTCCTGACCAACGCCAGGTACCTGCGGTACGGAGTGGCCGGTGCGGTGCTGGCCGATCTGGAGGAGGCCGGGCGGCTCACCGTCGGCGGCGGCGACCGGATCACGGTCCTCAACCCCCTGCCGCTGGGCGATCCGGTGCTGGACGGCGCGCTGGCGGCGCTGCCCGGCCCGGACAAGCGGGGCCGGGGTATCACGGCGGAGCGCTGGGTGCGCCGGACCGGCCGGCCGGTCCAGGAGCTGTGTGTGCGCCGGCTGGAGCAGCGCGGCGCATTGCGCCGGACGACCCGGCGTGCCCTGGGCCTGTTCCCGTACGAGCGCTTCCCGGCCGGGGCGGTGGACCTCACCGGCCCGGCCCGGGACCGCTTCGCCGGGGCGCTCGACGCCGGGTTCCCGGACCGCCGGGGCCGGCTGCTGGCCGCGCTGGCCTCGGCGACCGATCTGGACCGCCGGCTGCTGACCGGCCGCGGCCACCGGCCCGTGCGCCGCGAGATGAAGCGGTTCGCGGGCGAGTTCTGGACGGCCCGTGCGGTGCAGCGCGCGGTCCGCCAGGACAAGGAGGCGGGGGCGAACGCGGCCTCCCCCTGAGCCCGGACCGGGCCGGGCCGAACCGGGCCCGGCCCGGCCGAGCCCCCCGGGG is part of the Streptomyces platensis genome and harbors:
- the fahA gene encoding fumarylacetoacetase, with the protein product MPEQSPFDLAEGDPFGPHNLPYGVFSTADAPDRRRLGVRYGDSVLDLSALPSALPAAIHPHAELLTAPTLNPLLAAGRPVWRQIRAAVHSAVTDPAHRGEVAPLFHPLAEVTLHLPFEVADYVDFYASEHHATNVGRIFRPNDAALTPNWKHLPIGYHGRAGTVVVTGTPVVRPSGQRKAPADEAPTFGPSLRLDIEAEVGFVVGAPSTLHEPVGLGAFRDHVFGVCLLNDWSARDIQAWEYVPLGPFLGKSFATSVSAWITPLDALDEARTAPPARDFPLLPYLDDAGAEPGGIDIRIEVRINGETVSRPPFSAMYWTAAQQLAHMTVNGASLRTGDLFASGTVSGPDPDQLGCLLELTQGKGPYLQDGDEVTLTAWAPGPDGARIGLGEVTGRILPTG
- a CDS encoding GOLPH3/VPS74 family protein; this encodes MNGAPLTLPEELLLLALEPDRGGFLTNARYLRYGVAGAVLADLEEAGRLTVGGGDRITVLNPLPLGDPVLDGALAALPGPDKRGRGITAERWVRRTGRPVQELCVRRLEQRGALRRTTRRALGLFPYERFPAGAVDLTGPARDRFAGALDAGFPDRRGRLLAALASATDLDRRLLTGRGHRPVRREMKRFAGEFWTARAVQRAVRQDKEAGANAASP